One window from the genome of Glycine soja cultivar W05 chromosome 12, ASM419377v2, whole genome shotgun sequence encodes:
- the LOC114378055 gene encoding proteasome assembly chaperone 2-like — translation MEFVPEEGKHLHEDCSTLILPALSIGNVGQLVADLLISSMGSERVGYLDDPNVLPCVGNDAYGPFPQGDLALPLEAYDSLSNALTIIQQRSPVVKGMMIEFAKNMADFLAGSGKKHIIVLSSLDFGKWQKVDMSSGLQIHYLSSANSNGTDENCEQLGWKKLQEYDPSQKHWKHLSDLAEGNVTLEDITSVEDELEEENYYASLPFAALFSFLKAKGLKVTCLLCYCSEGDNISDAFQLGDAVCKLLQLNHPITGIESGKWRVPLSWMTVYGPPLDVSIF, via the exons ATGGAGTTCGTTCCTGAAGAAGGCAAGCACCTTCACGAGGATTGCTCCACTCTGATTTTG CCTGCTCTGTCAATTGGCAATGTGGGGCAGCTGGTTGCAGATCTTTTGATTTCATCAATGGGATCAGAGAGAGTTGGGTATTTGGATGATCCTAACGTTTTGCCCTGTGTTGGCAATGATGCTTATGGACCCTTTCCTCAAGGAGACCTTGCACTTCCTCTTGAAG CTTATGATTCCCTTTCTAATGCTCTCACTATCATCCAACAGAGATCGCCGGTGGTTAAG GGTATGATGATTGAGTTTGCAAAAAATATGGCTGATTTTCTTGCTGGTAGTGGAAAGAAGCATATTATTGTTCTCTCCAGCTTAGATTTTGGAAAATGGCAAAAAGTTGACATGTCAAG TGGCTTGCAGATTCATTACCTTTCTAGTGCCAACAGCAATGGAACAGATGAAAACTGTGAACAGCTTGGGTGGAAGAAACTTCAGGAGTATGACCCTTCTCAAAAGCATTGGAAACATCTTAGTGATTTAGCTGAAGGAAATGTAACTCTGGAAGATATTACTTCTGTAGAAGATGagctagaagaagaaaattattatgCTAGCTTGCCTTTTGCtgcacttttttcttttctcaag GCTAAAGGTTTGAAGGTCACATGCTTGTTATGTTATTGCTCAGAAGGGGACAACATATCAGATGCTTTTCAATTAGGCGATGCAGTATGTAAACTTCTCCAGCTGAATCATCCTATTACTG GAATTGAAAGTGGCAAATGGAGAGTTCCACTTTCTTGGATGACTGTGTATGGACCACCCCTAGATGTGTCCATCTTCTAA
- the LOC114378056 gene encoding uncharacterized protein LOC114378056 — translation MISKSNSSNMQFHTTLCRRSSPSINEGLSSAGTGILDEAERVGMKRVTTLCVHVIVQRAGWVSEPVSDFDKVDGEGLHKQLAEEIRSVVAACSWGPLFSAKLECSSVMD, via the exons ATGATATCCAAATCCAATTCTAGTAACATGCAATTCCACACTACACTTTGTAGACGCAGCTCACCCAGCATCAACGAAGGTTTATCCTCCGCAG GTACTGGAATTCTGGACGAAGCGGAGCGCGTGGGGATGAAGCGTGTCACAACCTTGTGTGTTCATGTTATCGTTCAACGCGCAGGGTGGGTTAGTGAACCAGTTTCCGATTTTGATAAAGTGGATGGGGAGGGTTTGCACAAGCAGCTGGCGGAGGAGATCAGGAGCGTTGTTGCAGCATGTAGTTGGGGACCATTGTTTTCAGCCAAGCTGGAGTGCTCTTCAGTCATGGATTAA
- the LOC114379287 gene encoding protein JINGUBANG-like, with protein sequence MTNAHGGAMLVEHKTNSNSVHRQKFGALLHSETTSLYTSNHDDDEFSSHNNQRHSSNNASPYIMSPWNYQPNGNNNSSSSPFNKSPWLLPSSPAINLFHHHHHHHDNDLPENGLIGSLVRKEGHIYSLAVSGNLLYTGSDSKNIRVWKDLKDFTGFKSSSGLVKTIVISGGKIFTGHQDGKIRVWKVSSKNPSNHKRIGSLPTFKEYVKSSMNPKNYVEVRRHRNAVKVKHFDAVSSLSLDEEEGLLYSGSWDKTLKVWRVADSKCLESISAHDDAVNAVAAAFGGCVLTGSADGTVKMWRRENQGKKFKHVLDRVLLKRENAVTALAVNRLATVVYCGSSDGLVNFWERDQKGGFLHGGVLRGHKLAVLCLAAAGNLVFSGSADKNVCVWKRDENGFHTCHSVLTGHSGPVKCIAVEEAEPPPEGRCEKGNLRWIVYTGSLDKSVKVWCVSEHAPDASVFQSWATPYHSSSSAVGFSYSSPGKISVNSSPAWSYSSPRRIGVSSVSAGFSYSSPTSFGLNSSSSPAGGMIYSSPRKINVSNNSGNSNRNGDSTQSFDNDDDDDDDRCIFNGNGTNNRSSSTKSGDNGIGSNNRDSVKSSGNGENNRNNGGSKSGDNGSNNVNRDNAKSGGNDSNNRISDSSKSGGDGSNSRDSDSAYGSGNNIRNKDGAKSNGNSSNIDSSYGNRNSIHNSDSAKNNPRNGDDAYGNKNNNHNAKSNGNSNDYRNSNSVKSSGTSNGIRNSDCAKSNSNVNGHNNSSCKSDGAKSNNNYTRNS encoded by the coding sequence ATGACAAACGCACACGGTGGCGCCATGTTAGTAGAGCATAAAACAAACAGCAACAGCGTACACAGACAAAAGTTCGGAGCCTTGTTGCACTCCGAAACGACGTCGCTTTACACCTCCAACCACGACGACGATGAATTCTCCTCCCATAATAACCAACGGCACAGCAGCAACAATGCCTCTCCCTACATCATGTCCCCATGGAACTACCAACCTAATGGCAATaacaattcttcttcttctcctttcaaTAAATCTCCGTGGCTATTGCCTTCTTCGCCGGCGATAAacctcttccaccaccaccaccaccaccacgatAACGACCTCCCGGAAAACGGCCTCATTGGATCCCTCGTCCGCAAGGAGGGCCACATATATTCCCTTGCCGTTTCCGGCAACTTGCTATACACCGGCTCTGACAGCAAGAACATAAGAGTGTGGAAGGATCTCAAAGACTTCACGGGATTCAAATCAAGCAGCGGATTGGTGAAAACGATTGTTATTTCCGGCGGGAAAATCTTCACCGGCCACCAAGACGGGAAGATCAGAGTCTGGAAGGTTTCGTCGAAGAATCCGAGCAACCATAAACGCATCGGGAGCTTGCCGACGTTCAAAGAGTACGTGAAGAGTTCGATGAATCCGAAGAACTACGTCGAGGTTCGGCGGCACCGGAACGCGGTGAAGGTGAAGCACTTCGACGCCGTTTCGAGCCTGAGTCTGGACGAGGAGGAAGGCTTGTTGTACTCGGGGTCGTGGGACAAGACGCTCAAGGTGTGGCGCGTGGCGGATTCAAAGTGCTTGGAGTCGATTAGCGCGCACGACGACGCCGTGAACGCGGTGGCGGCGGCGTTCGGGGGTTGCGTGTTGACGGGCTCCGCGGACGGGACGGTGAAGATGTGGAGGAGGGAGAACCAGGGGAAGAAGTTCAAGCACGTTTTAGACCGTGTTTTGCTGAAGCGGGAGAACGCGGTTACGGCGCTGGCGGTGAACCGTTTAGCTACGGTGGTTTATTGCGGTTCTTCTGACGGGTTGGTCAATTTCTGGGAGCGTGACCAGAAAGGTGGATTCTTGCACGGCGGCGTTTTGAGGGGGCATAAGCTTGCGGTTCTCTGTCTGGCCGCGGCGGGGAACCTTGTCTTCAGTGGCTCTGCGGATAAGAATGTTTGCGTGTGGAAGCGTGACGAAAATGGCTTCCACACGTGCCATTCGGTTCTGACGGGGCACAGTGGTCCTGTTAAGTGTATCGCCGTAGAGGAAGCAGAACCGCCGCCGGAGGGTCGTTGCGAGAAGGGGAACCTGCGGTGGATTGTGTACACCGGGAGCTTGGACAAGTCGGTGAAGGTGTGGTGCGTGTCTGAACACGCGCCGGACGCGAGCGTGTTCCAGAGCTGGGCCACACCGTATCATTCCTCCTCCTCCGCAGTTGGATTCAGTTATTCCTCGCCGGGGAAAATTAGTGTTAATTCATCACCGGCGTGGAGTTATTCGTCGCCGAGAAGAATTGGTGTTAGTTCCGTCTCAGCAGGATTCAGCTATTCCTCACCCACTTCATTCGGGCTCAATTCATCTTCCTCCCCAGCAGGAGGAATGATTTATTCTTCGCccagaaaaatcaatgttagcaacaacagtGGAAATAGCAACCGCAATGGTGATAGTACTCAAAGTTTTGAtaacgatgatgatgatgatgatgatagatGTATATTCAATGGCAATGGCACCAACAACAGGAGCAGTAGCACTAAAAGCGGCGACAATGGCATTGGCAGCAACAACCGCGATAGTGTTAAAAGCAGTGGCAATGGAGAAAACAACCGCAACAATGGTGGTTCTAAAAGCGGTGACAATGGCAGCAACAACGTCAATCGTGATAATGCTAAAAGTGGTGGCAATGACAGCAACAACCGCATCAGTGATAGTTCTAAAAGTGGTGGCGATGGCAGCAACAGCCGCGACAGTGATAGTGCTTATGGCAGTGGCAATAACATCCGAAACAAAGATGGTGCTAAAAGCAATGGTAACAGCAGCAACATTGATAGTTCTTATGGTAATAGGAATAGCATACACAATAGTGATAGTGCTAAAAACAATCCCCGTAATGGTGATGATGCTTATGgcaacaagaacaacaatcaTAATGCTAAAAGCAATGGGAATAGCAATGACTATCGCAACAGCAATAGTGTTAAAAGCAGTGGCACTAGCAACGGCATCCGAAACAGTGATTGTGCTAAAAGCAATAGCAATGTCAATGGCCATAACAACAGCAGCTGCAAGAGTGATGGTGCTAAAAGCAATAACAATTACACTCGCAACAGTTAG
- the LOC114378400 gene encoding cold-regulated 413 plasma membrane protein 1-like translates to MWKRTGFEEEAVQLINSDFRDLSLAANRLAHHAIKLGGIGFGASFFGLFAAIAAIYLLILDRTNWKTNILTALLIPYIFFSLPSLIFDVFRGELGKWIAAVAVVLRLFLPRHFPDWLELPGALILLIVVAPSLIASTFRDNIVGVVVCLIIACYLLQEHIRASGGFRNSFTKAHGISNSIGIILLLVYPIWALVVILF, encoded by the exons ATGTGGAAGAGAACGGGTTTTGAAGAAGAAGCAGTTCAATTGATCAACTCAGATTTCAGGGACCTAAGTCTAGCTGCTAATAGACTCGCCCATCATGCCATCAAACTTGGTGGCATTGGCTTTGGAGCCTCTTTTTTCGGATTGTTTGCTGCCATTGCTGCTAT TTATCTGTTGATTTTGGATCGTACAAACTGGAAAACAAATATTCTCACAGCACTACTCATTCCATACATTTTCTTCAGCTTGCCTTCATTAATTTTCGACGTCTTCAG GGGAGAGCTTGGAAAATGGATTGCTGCAGTTGCTGTTGTATTACGCCTTTTCCTTCCAAGACACTTCCCTG ATTGGCTGGAATTGCCTGGTGCTCTGATTCTTCTTATCGTTGTAGCTCCTTCTCTAATTGCAAGCACCTTTAGAGACAACATTGTTGGGGTGGTAGTGTGCCTCATCATTGCATGTTATTTGCTGCAAGAACACATTCGGGCTTCTGGTGGTTTCAGAAACTCCTTCACTAAAGCTCACGGCATATCAAATTCCATTGGCATAATACTTCTGTTGGTTTATCCCATCTGGGCGCTGGTGGTCATACTTTTTTAG